A stretch of the Vigna radiata var. radiata cultivar VC1973A chromosome 7, Vradiata_ver6, whole genome shotgun sequence genome encodes the following:
- the LOC106768287 gene encoding cyclin-dependent kinase G-2 isoform X1 produces the protein MADGRHGGYRENDFRERESKLEGSRRGFANSKEDYDRVRNGGGDVVRGGSRDRVRVRQRDIKEREGVNGGYRSSSSRSDSGSSGLGPRRCGFSVKAMDREPGELSSESGSDDAIESESRAKESEVSMLEETKTRSPPVPERKRKFSPIVWDQDDKDVSESSRVRVSASTVVTAALPPPPPLPKVFHQSQSPNAPNGVVQIHPVKNKDTEDLQLNAASKITLPSPSGLHSSPPKGRWGNDQEADHLEGEVYVPARNISSSRWAAGDNSPGDEGEILNDEEMPKRRRKVSPEFLDGRLRNKLLSPVESKIEGIEGARARSSESEERGVRGRTSSSDDHPGMESEKDDFMDVDPQGGKSETSVSHSETEYEDEDDGRETPEPPSPPQRTVNMLQGCRSVDEFERLNKIDEGTYGVVYRARDKKTGEIVALKKVKMEKEKEGFPLTSLREINILLSFHHPSIVDVKEVVVGSSLDSIFMVMEYMEHDLKGLMEAMKQPFSQSEVKCLMIQLLEGVKYLHDNWVLHRDLKTSNLLLNNRGELKICDFGLARQYGSPLKPYTHLVVTLWYRAPELLLGSKQYSTAIDMWSLGCIMAELLSKEPLFNGRTEFDQLDKIFRILGTPNEAIWPGFSKLPGVKVNFVKHQYNLLRKKFPATSFTGSPVLSDSGFDLLNKLLTYDPDKRITAEAALNHEWFREVPLPKSKEFMPTFPAQHAQDRRVRRIYKSPDPLEEQRRKELQQGESGTGGIFG, from the exons ATGGCGGATGGGAGACATGGCGGTTACCGCGAAAACGACTTCAGAGAGCGCGAATCGAAACTCGAAGGTTCTAGACGCGGGTTTGCCAATTCGAAAGAGGATTACGATCGTGTTAGGAATGGTGGCGGTGATGTTGTGAGGGGAGGGTCCAGGGACAGGGTTAGGGTGAGGCAGAGGGATATTAAGGAGAGGGAGGGTGTTAATGGCGGGTACCGATCATCTTCGAGTAGGAGTGACTCTGGCAGCAGTGGCCTTGGTCCTCGCCGATGTGGTTTCTCTGTCAAAGCAATGGATAGAGAGCCTGGTGAGCTTTCCAGTGAGAGCGGTTCTGATGATGCAATTGAATCAGAATCTAGGGCGAAAGAGTCCGAGGTTTCCATGTTGGAAGAAACAAAAACTCGATCCCCACCGGTGCCggagaggaaaagaaaattctCGCCCATAGTGTGGGATCAGGATGACAAAGATGTCAGTGAGTCATCCAGAGTTAGGGTTTCTGCTTCTACAGTGGTGACAGCAGCTCTTCCTCCTCCGCCTCCATTGCCAAAGGTATTCCATCAGTCACAGTCCCCAAATGCTCCAAATGGTGTTGTACAAATACATCCTGTCAAGAACAAGGACACCGAGGATCTCCAGTTGAATGCAGCATCTAAGATTACCTTGCCCTCTCCTTCCGGTTTGCATTCATCACCTCCGAAAGGGAGGTGGGGTAATGATCAGGAAGCTGATCATCTAGAAGGTGAAGTTTATGTTCCAGCTCGCAATATATCGTCTTCAAGATGGGCAGCTGGAGATAACTCTCCTGGTGATGAGGGTGAGATCCTCAATGATGAGGAGATGCCCAAACGAAGGAGGAAGGTGTCTCCTGAGTTCTTGGATGGCAGACTAAGGAACAAGTTATTGAGCCCTGTGGAATCCAAGATTGAAGGTATTGAAGGAGCTAGAGCCAGATCATCTGAATCTGAAGAAAGAGGTGTCCGTGGAAGAACTTCCAGCAGTGATGATCATCCTGGTATGGAGTCAGAGAAGGATGACTTCATGGATGTTGACCCTCAGGGTGGGAAAAGTGAAACCAGTGTCAGTCACTCGGAAACGGAATATGAAGATGAAGACGATGGTAGGGAGACTCCAGAACCTCCTTCTCCACCTCAAAGAACTGTCAACATGCTTCAGGGTTGTAGAAGTGTTGATGAGTTTGAGAGACTTAACAAGATAGATGAAGGAACATATGGTGTTGTATATAGGGCTAGGGATAAAAAGACTGGAGAAATTGTAGCATTGAAGAAGGTCAAGATGGAGAAGGAAAAGGAGGGCTTCCCACTGACTTCTCTTAGGGAAATaaatattcttctttcttttcaccACCCATCCATAGTTGATGTTAAAGAAGTAGTGGTAGGAAGTAGCCTTGATAGTATTTTCATGGTCATGGAATATATGGAGCATGACCTTAAAGGACTAATGGAAGCAATGAAGCAACCTTTCAGCCAGAGTGAAGTGAAGTGCTTGATGATCCAGCTTTTAGAAGGTGTGAAGTATCTTCATGACAACTGGGTGCTTCATAGGGATTTAAAGACTTCAAATCTGCTTTTAAATAATAGGGGTGAGCTCAAAATTTGTGATTTTGGCTTGGCCCGTCAGTATGGGAGTCCTTTAAAGCCATATACACACCTGGTGGTTACTCTTTGGTACAG GGCACCTGAACTCCTTCTGGGGTCAAAACAGTATTCAACAGCTATAGACATGTGGTCTCTAGGCTGTATAATGGCTGAGCTATTATCTAAGGAACCACTGTTTAATGGGAGAACGGAGTTTGACCAACTTGACAAG ATTTTTCGGATTCTGGGCACCCCTAATGAAGCAATATGGCCTGGTTTCTCAAAATTACCTGGAGTCAAGGTCAATTTTGTCAAACACCA GTACAACCTCTTGCGGAAAAAGTTTCCGGCCACATCATTCACTGGATCTCCTGTTCTTTCTGATTCAGGATTTGATTTGCTGAACAAACTTCTAACATATGACCCTGACAAG CGGATCACTGCTGAAGCTGCTCTAAATCATGAGTGGTTCCGCGAGGTCCCTCTTCCCAAAAGTAAAGAATTCATGCCTACATTTCCTGCTCAACACGCTCAGGACAG GCGTGTACGGAGAATATACAAGAGTCCAGATCCTTTAGAGGAGCAGCGCCGGAAGGAGTTGCAGCAGGGTGAATCGGGAACTGGTGGAATTTTCGGCTAA
- the LOC106768287 gene encoding cyclin-dependent kinase G-2 isoform X2 → MADGRHGGYRENDFRERESKLEGSRRGFANSKEDYDRVRNGGGDVVRGGSRDRVRVRQRDIKEREGVNGGYRSSSSRSDSGSSGLGPRRCGFSVKAMDREPGELSSESGSDDAIESESRAKESEVSMLEETKTRSPPVPERKRKFSPIVWDQDDKDVSESSRVRVSASTVVTAALPPPPPLPKVFHQSQSPNAPNGVVQIHPVKNKDTEDLQLNAASKITLPSPSGLHSSPPKGRWGNDQEADHLEGEVYVPARNISSSRWAAGDNSPGDEGEILNDEEMPKRRRKVSPEFLDGRLRNKLLSPVESKIEGIEGARARSSESEERGVRGRTSSSDDHPGMESEKDDFMDVDPQGGKSETSVSHSETEYEDEDDGRETPEPPSPPQRTVNMLQGCRSVDEFERLNKIDEGTYGVVYRARDKKTGEIVALKKVKMEKEKEGFPLTSLREINILLSFHHPSIVDVKEVVVGSSLDSIFMVMEYMEHDLKGLMEAMKQPFSQSEVKCLMIQLLEGVKYLHDNWVLHRDLKTSNLLLNNRGELKICDFGLARQYGSPLKPYTHLVVTLWYRAPELLLGSKQYSTAIDMWSLGCIMAELLSKEPLFNGRTEFDQLDKIFRILGTPNEAIWPGFSKLPGVKVNFVKHQLPALGGSGTTSCGKSFRPHHSLDLLFFLIQDLIC, encoded by the exons ATGGCGGATGGGAGACATGGCGGTTACCGCGAAAACGACTTCAGAGAGCGCGAATCGAAACTCGAAGGTTCTAGACGCGGGTTTGCCAATTCGAAAGAGGATTACGATCGTGTTAGGAATGGTGGCGGTGATGTTGTGAGGGGAGGGTCCAGGGACAGGGTTAGGGTGAGGCAGAGGGATATTAAGGAGAGGGAGGGTGTTAATGGCGGGTACCGATCATCTTCGAGTAGGAGTGACTCTGGCAGCAGTGGCCTTGGTCCTCGCCGATGTGGTTTCTCTGTCAAAGCAATGGATAGAGAGCCTGGTGAGCTTTCCAGTGAGAGCGGTTCTGATGATGCAATTGAATCAGAATCTAGGGCGAAAGAGTCCGAGGTTTCCATGTTGGAAGAAACAAAAACTCGATCCCCACCGGTGCCggagaggaaaagaaaattctCGCCCATAGTGTGGGATCAGGATGACAAAGATGTCAGTGAGTCATCCAGAGTTAGGGTTTCTGCTTCTACAGTGGTGACAGCAGCTCTTCCTCCTCCGCCTCCATTGCCAAAGGTATTCCATCAGTCACAGTCCCCAAATGCTCCAAATGGTGTTGTACAAATACATCCTGTCAAGAACAAGGACACCGAGGATCTCCAGTTGAATGCAGCATCTAAGATTACCTTGCCCTCTCCTTCCGGTTTGCATTCATCACCTCCGAAAGGGAGGTGGGGTAATGATCAGGAAGCTGATCATCTAGAAGGTGAAGTTTATGTTCCAGCTCGCAATATATCGTCTTCAAGATGGGCAGCTGGAGATAACTCTCCTGGTGATGAGGGTGAGATCCTCAATGATGAGGAGATGCCCAAACGAAGGAGGAAGGTGTCTCCTGAGTTCTTGGATGGCAGACTAAGGAACAAGTTATTGAGCCCTGTGGAATCCAAGATTGAAGGTATTGAAGGAGCTAGAGCCAGATCATCTGAATCTGAAGAAAGAGGTGTCCGTGGAAGAACTTCCAGCAGTGATGATCATCCTGGTATGGAGTCAGAGAAGGATGACTTCATGGATGTTGACCCTCAGGGTGGGAAAAGTGAAACCAGTGTCAGTCACTCGGAAACGGAATATGAAGATGAAGACGATGGTAGGGAGACTCCAGAACCTCCTTCTCCACCTCAAAGAACTGTCAACATGCTTCAGGGTTGTAGAAGTGTTGATGAGTTTGAGAGACTTAACAAGATAGATGAAGGAACATATGGTGTTGTATATAGGGCTAGGGATAAAAAGACTGGAGAAATTGTAGCATTGAAGAAGGTCAAGATGGAGAAGGAAAAGGAGGGCTTCCCACTGACTTCTCTTAGGGAAATaaatattcttctttcttttcaccACCCATCCATAGTTGATGTTAAAGAAGTAGTGGTAGGAAGTAGCCTTGATAGTATTTTCATGGTCATGGAATATATGGAGCATGACCTTAAAGGACTAATGGAAGCAATGAAGCAACCTTTCAGCCAGAGTGAAGTGAAGTGCTTGATGATCCAGCTTTTAGAAGGTGTGAAGTATCTTCATGACAACTGGGTGCTTCATAGGGATTTAAAGACTTCAAATCTGCTTTTAAATAATAGGGGTGAGCTCAAAATTTGTGATTTTGGCTTGGCCCGTCAGTATGGGAGTCCTTTAAAGCCATATACACACCTGGTGGTTACTCTTTGGTACAG GGCACCTGAACTCCTTCTGGGGTCAAAACAGTATTCAACAGCTATAGACATGTGGTCTCTAGGCTGTATAATGGCTGAGCTATTATCTAAGGAACCACTGTTTAATGGGAGAACGGAGTTTGACCAACTTGACAAG ATTTTTCGGATTCTGGGCACCCCTAATGAAGCAATATGGCCTGGTTTCTCAAAATTACCTGGAGTCAAGGTCAATTTTGTCAAACACCA GCTTCCAGCTTTGGGTGGTTCTG GTACAACCTCTTGCGGAAAAAGTTTCCGGCCACATCATTCACTGGATCTCCTGTTCTTTCTGATTCAGGATTTGATTTGCTGA
- the LOC106766163 gene encoding uncharacterized protein LOC106766163 gives MAVYSSDELVWCRVFSLSLKEEALDWFHSLQPGTIGNFAELRQLFTQQYAANKTPGMMYTALVRLRQGRDESLKSFMDRFSRTARQVRNADQRLIVSALTTALRPGPFCDYLHAEEPQSMDELQNRLASFIRIEEGRAHHRGRDDDESSVRTVRGGIEHPFGRRDRGAGLRGKDQNRMQRYIHHTPLNAPRTRVLEEALRADLIAVVQVPTPAGADESKHCRYHQNHGHTTEDCVTLKDKLEALVQAGHLQRFVQRRGSTGKIRPPSTQRNPQVRSQQRTHRSRSRSAERVVRGVINTISGGFAGGGSTSAARKRHLRNLHSASRSGSSRRSMPAITFTDEDFHAPDLEQDDPMVITAMIARYQVSKVLVDQGSSANILYWKTFKQMEISEDAIMPFNEQIVGFAGERVDTKGYVDLRTSLGTDKKAKEVKVRFLLVEADTSYNILLGRPCLNMFGAIVSTPHLTLKYPADDGQVCTVRADQKMARECYAAGLKIRPRPTNFRATQSEVAMMELDPRTHMDERVEPLGDMHPIVIGEREDQCTTIGRNLNTDQATLIEELLI, from the coding sequence ATGGCCGTATACTCATCGGATGAGTTGGTATGGTGTCGGgtgttctctctttctctcaaaGAAGAGGCGTTAGATTGGTTTCACTCTTTGCAACCGGGCACGATCGGTAACTTTGCTGAACTCAGGCAATTGTTTACTCAACAATACGCTGCAAACAAAACGCCCGGGATGATGTATACAGCGCTAGTCAGGCTGAGACAGGGGCGCGACGAGTCCCTTAAGTCATTCATGGATAGGTTCAGCCGCACCGCTCGGCAGGTACGAAACGCAGACCAGAGATTGATTGTGAGCGCGTTGACCACCGCCTTAAGGCCAGGACCATTTTGTGACTATTTGCATGCTGAAGAGCCACAAAGCATGGATGAGCTGCAAAATAGACTTGCCAGCTTCATTCGaatagaagaaggaagagcCCACCACCGAGGTAGAGACGACGACGAGTCATCAGTTCGTACGGTACGTGGAGGGATCGAACATCCGTTTGGTAGAAGAGACAGAGGAGCAGGTCTAAGAGGCAAGGATCAAAACAGGATGCAGAGGTACATACATCACACTCCATTAAATGCACCCCGAACGAGAGTGTTGGAGGAGGCGTTAAGGGCGGATCTAATAGCAGTGGTGCAAGTACCTACACCAGCCGGAGCTGATGAAAGCAAGCATTGCCGGTATCATCAAAATCATGGACACACCACAGAAGATTGTGTCACGTTAAAAGACAAGTTAGAAGCCCTCGTTCAGGCGGGACATTTGCAGAGATTTGTCCAGAGAAGAGGGTCGACGGGGAAAATCAGGCCACCATCAACTCAACGAAACCCGCAAGTGAGAAGTCAGCAAAGAACGCATCGGAGTAGAAGCAGGAGTGCCGAACGGGTTGTCAGGGGAGTAATCAACACGATTTCTGGAGGATTCGCAGGGGGTGGTTCAACATCAGCAGCCAGAAAGAGGCACCTCAGAAATTTGCACAGTGCCAGCCGATCGGGCTCGTCCAGGAGATCTATGCCAGCTATCACATTCACAGATGAAGATTTTCATGCACCTGATCTGGAACAAGATGACCCGATGGTCATAACAGCCATGATTGCTAGATACCAAGTCAGCAAAGTTCTTGTAGATCAAGGCAGTTCGGCCAATATCCTCTACTGGAAGACATTCAAGCAAATGGAGATATCAGAAGATGCTATCATGCCTTTCAATGAGCAAATTGTGGGGTTCGCTGGGGAAAGGGTGGACACAAAAGGGTATGTAGACTTGAGGACTAGTCTGGGAACTGACAAGAAGGCCAAAGAAGTAAAGGTGCGGTTCTTGTTAGTGGAGGCCGATACGTCATATAACATTCTCCTTGGACGACCGTGCTTGAACATGTTTGGGGCTATTGTCTCGACTCCGCATCTGACTTTGAAGTACCCTGCCGATGATGGGCAAGTATGCACTGTTAGGGCCGATCAGAAGATGGCTCGAGAATGTTACGCAGCAGGCTTAAAAATAAGGCCCCGACCGACGAATTTTCGAGCTACTCAATCAGAAGTTGCCATGATGGAATTGGATCCCCGAACCCATATGGACGAACGAGTAGAGCCCTTGGGTGATATGCACCCCATAGTCATCGGAGAACGGGAAGACCAATGCACAACCATTGGGCGTAACCTCAATACCGATCAGGCTACGCTAATTGAAGAACTTCTTATATAG
- the LOC106766164 gene encoding uncharacterized protein LOC106766164, with protein MPGIHPDIISHKLSLVRDARPVSQRKRRLGNEKRKAVDDEVAKLLEAGFIREVKYTTWLSNVVMVKKPNGKWRMCTDFTDLNKACPKDTYPLPSIDGLVDGVSGYEILSFLDAYSGYNQIPMYRPDQEKTAFITERSNYCYEVMPFGLKNVGATYQRLMDKVFQNQIGKCMEVYVDDMVVRSRSVEEHLRDLEEVLHQVRKFGMRLNPLKCTFGVAAGKFLGFMLTTRGIEANPDKCRTVLELRSPNNLKEVQRLVGRLTSLSRFIPKLADRIQPILKVMKKQAPGEWDERCEMAFNEVKQILTNPPVMRRPDYGHDLHLFLAVGEEAVSAALVQETPEFRPIYFVSRVLKEPETRYQQLEKVVLALVIATRRLRLYLQGNQVVVRTDHPISKILRKPDLAGRMIGWSIELSEFGLRYEPRGSVKGQHLADFAAELPGSDTNRHSWVLYVDGSSGYRGGGAGIVLEGPNGVAIEQALIFRFKVSNNQAEYEALIAGLELARDLGVKVLQCKTDSQLVEGHMNDTFQIKDNQLLKYFHKAKQLVSYFESLEVQHILRNENHRADRLSKLTTGKEKGQLSSLVRQIIFKPTVDCLHISSTADRDDWRREITLLIKRQEEGIVLRAEEAKQIARYVIIGEELYRRGYVTPMLKCLSKEESDYVMRDLHEGICVRHGGGRSLRARALRAGFYWPTMEKDCQVFVAKCLACQKHGNIIHTPAVALTGIVSPWPFAQWGMDIVGPFPTGRSQLKFLLVAVDYFTKWVEAEPLANISASQVQKFVWKLICRFGLPKYIITDNGRQFIDKKLVAFYKELGITPLTSSVEHPQTNGQVEAMNKVIVQELKKKLGEAKGAWVDELQQVLWGYRCSPHSATGESPFNLTYGSDAMLPVEVGENALRRNIDNLEQNEEHLRSNLDILPERRHMAAVQLEAHKRLIARRYNTKVKPRQFIEGDLVWRRTGEVRKDPTHGKLSPNWEGPFKIKESLHNGAYRLETLSGKAVPNTWNISHLKFYFS; from the coding sequence ATGCCAGGAATTCATCCTGACATTATTTCTCATAAACTGTCACTAGTAAGAGATGCCCGACCGGTGTCACAGAGGAAGCGGAGGTTGGGCAACGAAAAAAGGAAGGCAGTGGACGACGAGGTAGCTAAGTTGTTGGAAGCAGGCTTTATAAGGGAAGTAAAATATACCACATGGCTGTCTAATGTGGTCATGGTGAAAAAACCGAACGGAAAGTGGAGAATGTGCACAGACTTCACTGATCTCAACAAAGCATGTCCAAAAGACACGTACCCTCTACCGAGCATAGATGGATTGGTGGATGGAGTTTCTGGATACGAAATTCTGAGTTTTTTGGATGCTTATTCGGGATACAATCAGATCCCAATGTACCGGCCAGACCAAGAAAAAACAGCTTTCATAACAGAGCGGTCAAACTATTGCTATGAGGTGATGCCGTTCGGACTGAAGAATGTAGGAGCAACTTATCAAAGGTTGATGGATAAGGTGTTCCAGAACCAAATAGGGAAATGTATGGaggtatatgttgatgacatggtGGTGAGGAGCCGGTCGGTAGAGGAACACCTGCGAGACCTGGAAGAAGTACTCCACCAGGTACGAAAATTTGGCATGAGATTGAATCCTCTTAAGTGCACGTTCGGTGTTGCAGCAGGCAAATTTTTAGGATTCATGTTGACAACGCGAGGCATTGAGGCAAATCCAGATAAATGCCGCACGGTTTTAGAATTGCGAAGTCCCAATAACCTAAAAGAGGTACAGAGGTTAGTAGGCAGACTGACGTCTTTATCCAGATTCATACCCAAATTGGCCGATCGTATCCAGCCAATTTTGAAGGTAATGAAAAAGCAGGCGCCAGGAGAGTGGGACGAGCGGTGTGAGATGGCGTTCAATGAAGTAAAACAAATACTTACTAATCCGCCGGTCATGAGACGTCCTGATTACGGTCATGATTTGCATTTATTTTTGGCAGTCGGAGAGGAGGCTGTCAGTGCAGCATTAGTCCAGGAAACCCCAGAGTTCCGGCCTATATACTTTGTTAGCAGAGTGTTAAAAGAACCGGAGACACGATATCAACAGTTGGAAAAGGTAGTTCTGGCATTGGTCATTGCCACCAGAAGACTCCGCCTATATCTACAAGGAAATCAGGTAGTGGTTCGAACCGATCATCCCATTTCGAAGATTCTGCGTAAACCGGACCTGGCGGGAAGGATGATCGGTTGGTCCATTGAACTATCTGAATTCGGACTGAGATACGAGCCAAGAGGATCGGTGAAGGGACAACATTTGGCAGATTTTGCGGCCGAATTGCCTGGGAGTGATACTAATCGGCATTCATGGGTACTGTACGTGGACGGGTCTTCTGGTTATCGAGGAGGAGGAGCGGGGATAGTTTTGGAGGGACCGAACGGGGTAGCCATTGAGCAAGCTTTAATCTTTCGGTTTAAGGTCAGCAATAATCAAGCAGAATATGAAGCCCTGATTGCGGGATTGGAATTAGCACGAGATCTAGGCGTTAAAGTGCTTCAATGTAAAACTGATTCTCAGTTAGTAGAAGGGCACATGAACGACACGTTTCAAATCAAGGACAACCAGTTGCTTAAGTATTTCCACAAAGCCAAACAACTGGTGTCTTATTTTGAATCACTGGAAGTACAACACATACTAAGAAACGAGAATCACCGGGCAGACAGACTATCCAAGCTGACGACCGGCAAAGAGAAGGGTCAGCTGTCATCCCTAGTCAGGCAAATAATTTTCAAACCTACAGTTGACTGTCTCCACATATCCAGTACAGCCGACCGAGACGATTGGCGACGAGAGATTACCCTGTTAATCAAACGGCAGGAAGAGGGGATAGTCCTTCGGGCGGAAGAAGCAAAGCAAATCGCAAGATATGTCATCATCGGCGAGGAATTATACCGAAGGGGATATGTCACCCCAATGTTAAAGTGCCTATCCAAGGAAGAATCCGATTATGTTATGCGCGATCTGCATGAGGGGATTTGTGTCAGACATGGTGGTGGACGGTCATTGCGAGCCCGAGCCTTGAGGGCAGGATTCTACTGGCCAACTATGGAAAAGGATTGCCAAGTTTTCGTCGCTAAGTGTTTGGCCTGTCAGAAGCACGGGAATATAATCCATACCCCGGCAGTTGCCCTGACAGGTATAGTATCCCCATGGCCGTTTGctcaatggggaatggacataGTAGGACCATTCCCGACCGGACGTTCCCAGCTAAAATTCCTCCTAGTTGCAGTTGATTATTTTACGAAATGGGTGGAAGCCGAACCTCTCGCTAATATATCAGCATCGCAGGTACAAAAGTTCGTGTGGAAACTAATTTGTAGGTTCGGTCTACCTAAATATATTATCACTGATAACGGTCGACAATTCATCGACAAGAAATTGGTAGCTTTTTATAAGGAATTGGGAATTACCCCTCTGACCAGCTCGGTTGAGCATCCCCAAACGAACGGCCAAGTTGAGGCCATGAATAAGGTTATCGTCCAAGAGTTAAAGAAAAAGCTAGGAGAAGCCAAGGGAGCATGGGTGGACGAGTTGCAACAAGTACTTTGGGGATATCGATGCTCCCCGCATAGTGCCACCGGAGAGTCGCCATTTAACCTTACTTATGGGTCGGATGCAATGTTACCGGTCGAGGTCGGAGAGAATGCATTACGACGAAATATTGATAACTTGGAACAAAATGAGGAACACCTCAGGAGTAATCTCGATATTCTCCCCGAGCGGCGACATATGGCGGCCGTTCAACTCGAGGCCCACAAAAGACTCATTGCCCGACGTTACAACACCAAGGTTAAGCCTAGGCAGTTTATTGAGGGAGATTTGGTATGGAGACGAACGGGAGAGGTCAGGAAAGACCCTACACATGGGAAACTATCGCCCAATTGGGAAGGCCCCttcaaaataaaggaaagtCTGCATAACGGAGCCTACCGGTTGGAAACCTTAAGTGGCAAAGCTGTTCCCAATACCTGGAACATTTCccacttgaaattttattttagttaa